One window of Etheostoma spectabile isolate EspeVRDwgs_2016 chromosome 6, UIUC_Espe_1.0, whole genome shotgun sequence genomic DNA carries:
- the si:dkey-238d18.4 gene encoding TBC1 domain family member 15: MPQTQMENLRQTAGEETSSPDSSQSHVRFQKRVAAVSCPALSAARLTLPGVMDAEGRVDESRLRMHIFKNGGVCPSERGLVWRFLFGMYPCSSTALERSLLQEQMAVRYRVMKRKWQQFLPSAVQMHLNGTDAELVAAVRYFEKRQTQAQQQTQDQSEAVSDRLAFLELQAQILFERVTFDQEELREATRIIDKDVPRTNRELSYYQGEGSGNLLVLRDILITYAAFHPEVSYAQGMNDLCSRFLEVLDSEVDTFWSFSCYMEKFSKDFRADGLRRKIELEAALLKELDPQLYSHLVTDSMESFTFCHRWLLLGFQREFEHSDALRLFEILSCDHLELISQQVDRARYQERLARKCSQEDISNSELPAINTDFTFELFICAAILLENREALLLCRDDVQLIQFTSSIQGTLDLNSTLKKAEHHLYNYCKRCAWDYMNGCCRARKGKEEDFLYQLRSLLVLK, encoded by the exons ATGCCGCAGACACAGATGGAGAATCTGAGACAGACAGCCGGAGAGGAGACGAGTTCACCGGACAGTTCCCAGTCACATGTCCGCTTCCAAAAGAGAGTAGCAGCGGTCAGCTGTCCTGCTCTGTCCGCCGCACGCCTCACCTTACCTGGAGTCATGGATGCCGAGGGGAGGGTCGACGAGTCAAGACTGAGGATGCATATTTTCAAAAACG GTGGTGTTTGTCCCTCTGAGCGTGGCCTGGTGTGGCGGTTCCTATTCGGGATGTACCCATGCAGCTCGACAGCTTTAGAGCGCTCTCTGCTGCAGGAGCAGATGGCCGTGCGTTACCGGGTCATGAAGAGAAAGTGGCAGCAGTTCCTTCCTTCGGCAGTACAGATGCACCTCAACGGCACAGATG CTGAGCTGGTGGCGGCAGTCAGGTACTTTGAGAAGAGGCAGACGCAGGCCCAGCAACAGACCCAGGACCAGTCGGAGGCAGTCAGCGACAGACTGGCTTTCTTGGAGCTTCAGGCACAA ATATTGTTTGAGCGGGTCACGTTTGACCAAGAGGAGCTGCGGGAAGCCACGCGTATCATTGACAAGGATGTGCCAAGAACCAACAGAGAACTGAGCTATTATCA GGGTGAAGGTTCAGGCAATCTGTTGGTGTTAAGAGACATCCTCATCACTTATGCGGCTTTTCATCCAG AGGTCAGTTATGCCCAAGGAATGAACGACCTGTGCAGCCGGTTCCTGGAGGTTCTGGACTCTGAAGTTGACACTTTCTGGAGCTTCTCCTGCTACATGGAGAAGTTCTCCAAGGACTTCAGGGCTGACGGTCTGCGCAGGAAAATAG AGTTGGAGGCAGCCCTATTGAAGGAACTGGACCCTCAGCTTTATTCTCATTTGGTCACAGACAGCATGGAGAGCTTCACCTTCTGCCACAG GTGGCTGTTGCTGGGTTTCCAGCGGGAGTTTGAACACAGTGACGCATTACGTTTGTTCGAGATCCTGAGCTGTGACCACCTGGAGCTTATCTCCCAGCAAGTAGACAGAGCCCGTTATCAAGAAAGGCTGGCACGAAAATGCAGTCAAG AAGACATTTCAAATTCAGAGCTGCCGGCCATTAACACTGACTTCACCTTTGAGCTCTTCATCTGTGCAGCCATCCTATTAGAGAACAGAGAGGCTCTGCTGCTGTGCCGAGATGATGTACAACTCATCCAGTTTACTAGCAG TATTCAGGGAACACTGGACCTAAACAGCACACTGAAGAAAGCGGAGCACCATTTGTACAACTACTGCAAGCGCTGTGCTTGGGACTACATGAATGGGTGCTGCAGAGCTCGCAAGGGCAAAGAAGAGGACTTTCTTTATCAGCTCCGTAGTTTACTTGTTTTAAAGTGA